A stretch of the Pseudoruegeria sp. SHC-113 genome encodes the following:
- a CDS encoding ABC transporter substrate-binding protein: protein MTLKSKLIGSVAGIAALGAVQAHAADEITVAYFLEWPMPFQYAKATGLYDEALGVKVNWVSFDAGTAMSAAMASGDVQISVSQGVPPFVVAASAGQDIQVVDVAVSYSENDNCVVADALEIDKDSAGELAGKKVGVPIGTAAHYGFLKQMSHFGVDIGTMEIVDMAPPDGAAAFAQGSLDMVCGWGGALRRMKEHGNVLLTGAEKEELGILVFDVTSAPANFVSEEPELLAKFLKVTADMNAMWNSGENTAEMLPVIAKDAGMDEDATAETMATFVFPSVEDQMGEKWLGGGAQAFMSGVAGVFVEAGSIPSALDSYDAAVNTGPLMSAKGM from the coding sequence ATGACATTGAAATCTAAGCTGATCGGTTCTGTTGCCGGGATTGCCGCCCTCGGTGCCGTGCAGGCTCATGCCGCCGACGAGATCACGGTGGCCTATTTCCTCGAATGGCCGATGCCGTTCCAATACGCCAAGGCCACCGGGCTTTATGACGAAGCGCTGGGCGTGAAGGTGAACTGGGTGTCCTTTGACGCCGGCACCGCGATGTCGGCAGCCATGGCCTCCGGCGACGTGCAGATCTCCGTATCCCAAGGCGTGCCGCCCTTCGTCGTGGCCGCTTCCGCCGGTCAGGACATCCAGGTTGTCGACGTGGCGGTGAGCTACTCGGAGAACGACAACTGCGTCGTGGCCGACGCGCTTGAAATCGACAAGGACAGCGCGGGCGAGCTGGCCGGCAAGAAGGTCGGCGTGCCGATCGGCACCGCGGCTCACTATGGCTTCCTGAAGCAGATGTCCCACTTCGGCGTGGACATCGGCACGATGGAAATCGTGGACATGGCGCCGCCCGATGGCGCGGCCGCTTTCGCACAGGGCAGCCTCGATATGGTCTGCGGCTGGGGCGGTGCGCTGCGCCGCATGAAGGAGCATGGCAACGTGCTGCTGACCGGCGCCGAGAAGGAAGAGCTGGGCATCCTCGTCTTCGACGTGACGAGCGCACCTGCGAACTTCGTCTCGGAAGAGCCGGAGCTTCTGGCCAAGTTCCTGAAGGTGACGGCGGATATGAACGCCATGTGGAACTCCGGCGAGAACACCGCCGAGATGCTCCCGGTCATCGCCAAGGACGCCGGTATGGATGAGGACGCCACGGCCGAGACGATGGCCACCTTCGTCTTCCCCAGCGTGGAAGACCAGATGGGCGAGAAATGGCTCGGCGGCGGGGCGCAGGCCTTCATGTCGGGCGTCGCGGGCGTCTTCGTGGAAGCCGGCAGCATCCCCAGCGCGCTTGACAGCTACGACGCAGCCGTGAACACCGGCCCGCTGATGTCCGCCAAGGGCATGTAA